In one window of Fictibacillus phosphorivorans DNA:
- a CDS encoding general stress protein encodes MVKPIVHEFNSQQELIAAASDLKARGIHEDNLYVLSHEKDDTKDLAHEADVNTIGLKEEGLGTALSNVFESRGDELRNKMTELGLSDVEADQYEKKLDMGKILLFVKEEDKVNTLP; translated from the coding sequence ATGGTAAAACCTATCGTACATGAATTTAACTCTCAACAAGAATTGATTGCAGCTGCAAGTGACCTGAAAGCTCGAGGAATTCACGAGGACAACTTATATGTATTATCCCACGAAAAGGATGACACAAAAGATCTCGCTCATGAAGCAGATGTTAATACAATCGGTTTAAAAGAAGAAGGACTCGGCACGGCGCTGAGCAATGTATTTGAGTCCAGAGGTGATGAGCTTCGCAACAAGATGACAGAATTAGGGTTATCTGATGTAGAAGCGGATCAATATGAAAAGAAGCTCGACATGGGTAAAATCTTATTGTTCGTAAAAGAAGAAGATAAAGTAAATACATTGCCATAA
- a CDS encoding NAD(P)/FAD-dependent oxidoreductase, giving the protein MNLHNGQLYWPETYTNTGEYPVLEEDISCDVLIVGGGMAGALCAHVLGQEKELDVVLIDRRHPGAGSSSANTGLLQFSSDKMLHELIEQQGEQDAVYFYQLCLQALEDLKKMTSGLSEDPEFREQKSLYYASSPEDTLKLEREYEALKKYDFPVEYLEPQEISSRFPFSKPAAIVTSGDADVNPYKCVQILLKDAAASGVRIFEHTPLIRKTKTVHGFTCESEKGTISARYVIFATGYENDFLAQQLGADLNRSYAIVTEPIPSLKTWYEEWMIWETKRPYLYMRTTKDGRIVAGGLDEDKAEAPLNEGLIEERGERILQKIEEHFPDIAPKISHSWCATFGESHDGLPYIGEHPNRLGEYYCLGFGGNGTVYSMLGATIIKDLITKGFHPASRLFTIARAVSL; this is encoded by the coding sequence ATGAATTTACATAACGGTCAGCTCTATTGGCCTGAAACCTATACAAACACCGGAGAGTACCCGGTTCTAGAAGAAGATATATCGTGTGATGTACTAATTGTTGGTGGAGGCATGGCTGGTGCCCTTTGTGCCCATGTGCTCGGTCAAGAAAAAGAACTAGATGTTGTTTTGATCGATCGAAGGCATCCAGGTGCAGGAAGCTCTTCAGCCAACACAGGGCTTTTGCAATTCTCAAGCGACAAGATGCTGCACGAACTTATTGAGCAGCAAGGTGAACAGGATGCCGTCTATTTCTATCAGCTTTGTTTACAGGCGTTAGAAGATTTAAAGAAGATGACTTCAGGACTTTCAGAAGACCCTGAATTTCGTGAACAAAAAAGCTTGTATTATGCCAGCTCTCCAGAGGACACGTTAAAACTTGAGCGTGAATACGAGGCATTAAAAAAATACGACTTCCCAGTGGAATATCTAGAACCTCAAGAGATTTCTTCACGTTTTCCTTTTTCCAAACCCGCTGCTATCGTTACGAGTGGTGATGCAGATGTGAATCCATACAAATGTGTACAGATTTTGTTAAAGGATGCAGCGGCTTCAGGAGTGAGAATCTTTGAACACACACCTCTTATTCGAAAAACAAAAACCGTTCACGGCTTTACCTGTGAATCTGAAAAAGGCACCATTTCAGCGCGCTATGTTATTTTTGCGACTGGTTATGAGAATGACTTTTTAGCTCAGCAATTAGGAGCAGACCTGAATCGTTCGTACGCGATCGTAACAGAGCCAATCCCATCACTAAAAACGTGGTACGAAGAATGGATGATCTGGGAAACAAAACGACCGTATCTTTACATGAGAACGACTAAAGATGGACGAATCGTTGCCGGCGGACTTGATGAAGACAAAGCAGAAGCGCCGTTAAATGAAGGACTTATTGAAGAGCGCGGCGAACGTATCCTCCAAAAGATCGAAGAACATTTTCCCGATATCGCGCCAAAAATCTCACATTCTTGGTGTGCGACGTTTGGTGAGTCACATGACGGGCTGCCATATATCGGTGAACATCCTAACCGTCTTGGTGAGTACTATTGTTTAGGCTTCGGTGGTAACGGCACTGTCTATAGTATGCTAGGCGCAACCATCATTAAAGATTTAATTACTAAAGGCTTCCACCCCGCATCACGACTATTCACCATCGCACGTGCTGTAAGTTTGTAA
- a CDS encoding helix-turn-helix domain-containing protein, translated as MTFSEKLFKLRKQKGLSQEALAEQLNTTRQAISKWENGQGFPETEKLLMLGNIFEVSIDYLLKDTVEESRENENGYYVSKEMAEGYLLSQNKVSKNLALGFSLLIFSSIPYFLFKDEPITFTLLTIIVAVLGIGTITAGIIKEDRYSLLKKEMLIFDQNALKDLKMRYEEIKSKYTAVMMVGICSIVGGAIFFLIIKKEWVDVDLLTPYTPIFIALIGIGAYILVRTLSIIDAYRILVKNEEHVSTINNSLMKKVKKKINDL; from the coding sequence ATGACATTTAGTGAAAAACTATTTAAGCTTCGAAAACAAAAAGGCCTCTCACAAGAAGCGCTGGCAGAGCAATTAAATACAACAAGACAAGCGATCAGCAAATGGGAAAACGGACAAGGCTTTCCTGAAACAGAAAAACTATTAATGCTCGGAAACATTTTTGAAGTATCCATTGATTATTTACTGAAAGATACGGTTGAAGAGAGTCGTGAGAATGAAAATGGTTATTATGTTAGCAAAGAGATGGCGGAAGGATACCTCCTATCTCAAAACAAAGTCTCAAAAAATCTTGCACTTGGATTTAGCCTGTTAATCTTTTCATCGATTCCTTACTTCTTATTTAAAGATGAACCGATTACTTTTACCCTATTAACGATTATAGTAGCCGTTCTCGGGATCGGAACCATTACAGCAGGAATCATAAAAGAAGATCGTTACAGCTTACTTAAGAAAGAGATGCTGATTTTTGACCAAAACGCTTTAAAAGATTTAAAAATGAGATACGAAGAGATAAAAAGTAAATATACTGCGGTAATGATGGTCGGAATTTGCTCTATTGTTGGAGGAGCCATCTTCTTTCTAATCATAAAAAAAGAATGGGTGGACGTAGACTTATTAACTCCATACACCCCGATTTTTATTGCCTTGATAGGCATCGGGGCCTACATTTTGGTTCGTACTCTATCCATCATTGATGCTTATCGCATTTTGGTCAAAAATGAGGAGCATGTGAGCACTATTAATAATAGTTTGATGAAAAAAGTGAAGAAGAAAATCAATGATCTATAA
- a CDS encoding alpha/beta fold hydrolase, whose amino-acid sequence MLHYKTYTHEKNHQWVIFVHGAGGSSSIWYKQLREFKQHFNILLVDLRGHGKSQSDKFLLKKYSFKEVSLDVLEVMDHLKIQKAHFVGISLGTILIQTIAELYPNRVASMTLGGAVTKMNFRSRFLIAMGNLCKSFIPYMWLYSLFAWVIMPKKRHEASRSLFIGEAKKLCQKEFKRWFKLTLKINPFLQSLRKKEIPIPTLYIMGEEDYMFLPPIQAFIDKKKHSKLLTIKDCGHVCNVDQPELFNKSSIEFIRKQIAAAPNAS is encoded by the coding sequence TTGCTTCATTACAAAACGTACACACACGAAAAAAATCATCAATGGGTGATTTTTGTCCATGGAGCTGGGGGCAGTTCATCCATTTGGTATAAACAGCTAAGAGAATTCAAACAACATTTTAATATTCTGCTTGTTGATCTAAGAGGTCATGGCAAATCACAATCCGATAAATTTTTATTAAAAAAATATTCGTTTAAAGAAGTCAGCCTTGATGTGCTTGAAGTAATGGATCATCTAAAGATTCAAAAAGCCCATTTTGTAGGCATCTCTTTAGGCACGATTCTTATTCAAACGATCGCAGAGCTTTATCCTAATCGAGTGGCTTCTATGACTCTAGGCGGCGCGGTTACAAAAATGAATTTCCGCTCGCGGTTCTTGATTGCGATGGGTAACCTTTGTAAATCGTTCATCCCGTACATGTGGCTTTACAGCTTATTTGCTTGGGTGATCATGCCGAAAAAGAGACATGAAGCTTCGCGTTCTTTGTTTATTGGAGAAGCGAAGAAGCTTTGTCAAAAAGAGTTCAAGAGATGGTTTAAGCTTACACTGAAGATCAACCCTTTCTTGCAAAGTCTGCGTAAAAAAGAGATTCCGATTCCAACGCTTTACATCATGGGTGAGGAAGATTATATGTTCTTACCTCCGATTCAGGCGTTCATTGATAAGAAGAAGCATTCGAAGCTTTTGACTATTAAAGATTGCGGACATGTATGTAATGTTGACCAGCCAGAGCTCTTTAATAAGAGTTCGATCGAGTTTATTCGCAAGCAGATTGCTGCTGCACCGAATGCTTCTTAA
- a CDS encoding YajQ family cyclic di-GMP-binding protein: MAKESSFDIVSQVDLSEVDNAINIATKEITTRYDFKGSKSEITLDKSSEELVLVSDDEYKLEQLKDVLITKLIKRGVPTKNLDYSKIEQASGGTVRQRAKLVTGIDKDNAKKINVLIKNSGLKVKSQVQDDQVRVTAKSRDDLQQIIALVREANLPIDVQFINYR; encoded by the coding sequence ATGGCTAAAGAAAGTTCATTTGATATCGTTTCTCAGGTAGATCTATCAGAAGTAGACAATGCGATCAATATCGCGACAAAAGAAATCACAACTCGTTATGATTTTAAGGGTAGTAAAAGTGAGATCACACTAGACAAGTCTAGTGAAGAGCTCGTTTTAGTTTCCGACGACGAGTACAAGTTAGAGCAGCTAAAAGACGTTTTGATCACAAAGCTGATCAAACGCGGCGTGCCAACGAAAAATTTGGATTACAGCAAAATTGAGCAAGCATCAGGTGGAACGGTTCGCCAACGCGCTAAGTTGGTAACCGGAATCGATAAAGATAACGCTAAGAAAATCAATGTGTTGATCAAGAATTCTGGACTAAAAGTGAAAAGCCAAGTTCAAGATGATCAAGTTCGTGTAACAGCAAAGAGCAGAGACGATCTTCAACAGATTATTGCACTTGTTAGAGAAGCAAACCTGCCGATCGACGTGCAGTTCATCAACTACAGATAA
- a CDS encoding lysophospholipid acyltransferase family protein — translation MLRTIIWFIYFWGILLKLIPSLNRVKKFYNAGKIEERDRLVDEKVKEWSTSLVKLSGTRVTVSGEENIPKDTAVLFVSNHQGNFDIPILLGYIQKPKAFISKIEVKKMPFIGTWMEQLNCLFMDRKNVRQSVQAINEGAKLLKNGTSLVIFPEGTRSKGDDMSEFKAGSFKLATKSGVPIIPVTINGSYKIMEQQKFWIKPADVHLTVHPPIYPEQHQDAKELARVSEEIIKNGVKKAVS, via the coding sequence GTGTTGAGAACGATTATTTGGTTTATTTATTTTTGGGGAATTTTATTAAAATTGATCCCTTCATTAAACCGTGTGAAAAAGTTTTATAATGCCGGAAAGATAGAAGAGCGTGACCGATTGGTTGACGAGAAAGTAAAAGAGTGGTCAACTTCACTCGTTAAACTAAGTGGAACGCGTGTTACAGTAAGCGGTGAGGAAAACATCCCGAAAGATACAGCTGTTCTTTTTGTCAGCAATCATCAAGGTAACTTCGATATTCCGATTCTTTTAGGCTATATCCAGAAACCAAAAGCCTTTATCTCGAAGATCGAAGTAAAGAAGATGCCGTTTATCGGAACATGGATGGAGCAGTTGAACTGTTTATTCATGGACCGTAAGAATGTAAGGCAGTCTGTGCAAGCGATCAACGAGGGAGCTAAACTGTTGAAGAACGGAACATCTCTTGTGATTTTTCCTGAAGGAACGAGAAGTAAAGGCGACGATATGTCAGAGTTTAAAGCAGGAAGTTTTAAACTAGCGACTAAATCTGGGGTGCCAATCATACCCGTTACGATCAACGGTTCTTATAAAATTATGGAACAACAAAAGTTCTGGATCAAGCCAGCGGACGTTCATCTTACTGTACATCCTCCGATCTATCCAGAACAACATCAAGATGCAAAAGAATTGGCAAGGGTGTCAGAGGAAATCATTAAAAACGGTGTGAAAAAAGCCGTTTCTTAA
- a CDS encoding SLAP domain-containing protein — MQKLEFESAWDKTIARQDREEIERIFSELHSEEHEKQQTVILKTAYNHREEFLVTVLVNNYSKEPFSLIGKKVLYTEEEHTMGEMDSRYTLEVPPETSMPWTFIFPAASLRRQPSREYGKLIIM; from the coding sequence TTGCAAAAACTGGAGTTTGAATCAGCATGGGACAAGACTATAGCCCGCCAAGATAGAGAAGAGATAGAACGGATCTTTTCTGAGTTGCATTCAGAAGAACATGAGAAACAGCAGACTGTCATTTTGAAAACAGCTTATAACCATAGAGAAGAATTTTTAGTGACTGTGCTTGTAAATAACTATTCAAAAGAGCCTTTCTCTTTAATCGGCAAAAAAGTGCTGTATACAGAAGAGGAGCATACGATGGGTGAGATGGATTCCCGTTATACGTTGGAAGTTCCTCCTGAAACAAGTATGCCATGGACGTTTATTTTTCCAGCAGCATCACTAAGAAGACAACCATCTCGAGAGTATGGGAAATTAATCATCATGTAA